A stretch of the Desulforegula conservatrix Mb1Pa genome encodes the following:
- a CDS encoding bifunctional UDP-sugar hydrolase/5'-nucleotidase — protein MVDSGDVFSSSKAPVEFRSKTLAVAMAAMKYDAINIGDGELDTGMPFFAEAVKKHKLPFVSANISMSGPEYKAVKPYVIKAFKDMKIGITGGTPSSYFKEQSSLEKTVGFKDVNESLRQRVDELKKNKADIVIALLHTGKEAAQNYLEYNDAGGITVAIAGHERYITNEPKKIKGVYLVQNTSEGEYLGVLKLVLDDENRPVEAKLENIALTAKYPDDPDMAALFKDFRKEVPESDSH, from the coding sequence GTGGTGGACAGCGGAGACGTGTTTTCAAGCTCAAAAGCACCCGTTGAATTCAGATCAAAAACCCTTGCGGTGGCAATGGCGGCCATGAAATACGATGCCATAAACATAGGAGACGGGGAGCTTGATACAGGGATGCCTTTTTTTGCTGAAGCAGTCAAAAAGCACAAGCTTCCATTTGTTTCGGCCAATATCAGTATGTCTGGCCCGGAATACAAGGCCGTAAAACCGTATGTGATAAAAGCCTTTAAAGATATGAAAATTGGAATAACCGGAGGAACGCCATCATCTTATTTCAAGGAGCAGAGTTCCCTTGAAAAAACGGTGGGCTTCAAAGATGTGAATGAAAGCCTTCGCCAGAGAGTGGATGAACTCAAAAAAAACAAGGCGGATATAGTTATTGCTCTGTTGCATACTGGGAAAGAAGCAGCTCAGAATTATCTGGAATATAATGATGCGGGCGGCATAACGGTCGCTATAGCAGGGCACGAAAGATACATAACCAACGAGCCAAAAAAGATCAAGGGGGTCTATCTTGTTCAGAATACTTCGGAAGGTGAATACCTCGGAGTTTTGAAGCTTGTACTTGACGACGAGAACAGGCCGGTTGAAGCAAAACTTGAAAATATAGCTCTTACTGCTAAATATCCTGACGATCCTGATATGGCCGCCCTTTTCAAGGACTTTCGCAAAGAAGTTCCTGAATCAGATTCTCATTGA
- a CDS encoding DUF4062 domain-containing protein yields MRDISDNNNVLNIFLSSTGRDLQAQRDDLYDVLRKIHSLKCIRMEDFTASVDSAAEHCKKMVQKCDLFIGIIGHYYGSIPPKGYEISYTELEFLTAQKLEKPGLFFMATDNFHMPAGIRESDKFFEKQKEFRKRILEYCMPAIFKDSNELTNNVMASLMNTKYLSDIKIAKAKMPQVIHDDYLIFIEYADGYEHKKEIVWTSPWKICANDEPLIIKRLVFFKQSNLQPIEFDFTKGILPKKVQYSGSNPRFIEYKDGTTALFLERTSTNHLKDSENPKDQYVNIVGKGKYIFWVEGSGKAIIKIKELKNVVTEEAPFTFETESYNCAITVKIIGQLNRFQLEDGSKPTSFIKTTNEYIVSRASNILYFDVPSSVSII; encoded by the coding sequence ATGCGTGATATCAGTGATAATAATAATGTTTTGAATATTTTCTTAAGTTCAACAGGAAGAGATCTGCAGGCTCAAAGAGATGATCTTTATGATGTCTTGAGAAAAATACACTCTTTAAAATGTATACGAATGGAAGATTTTACAGCCAGCGTTGATTCTGCTGCTGAGCACTGCAAAAAAATGGTTCAAAAATGCGATTTATTTATTGGGATAATTGGTCATTACTATGGAAGCATACCGCCCAAAGGATATGAGATATCTTATACAGAACTCGAATTTTTAACGGCTCAAAAGCTTGAGAAGCCAGGATTATTTTTTATGGCGACTGATAATTTTCATATGCCAGCGGGAATCCGTGAATCTGACAAATTTTTTGAAAAGCAAAAAGAATTCAGAAAGCGAATCTTAGAATACTGCATGCCTGCTATATTTAAGGATTCCAATGAGCTTACTAACAACGTTATGGCATCACTTATGAACACTAAATATTTAAGTGATATAAAAATAGCTAAAGCAAAAATGCCTCAGGTAATACATGATGATTATTTAATTTTTATCGAATATGCTGATGGATATGAACACAAAAAAGAAATTGTATGGACTTCGCCGTGGAAAATATGCGCCAATGATGAACCGCTAATTATTAAAAGGTTGGTATTTTTTAAACAAAGTAATTTGCAGCCCATTGAATTCGATTTTACAAAAGGAATACTGCCAAAAAAAGTACAATATTCAGGATCAAATCCAAGATTTATTGAATATAAAGATGGGACAACAGCGCTCTTTTTAGAAAGAACATCCACGAATCACTTGAAAGATAGCGAGAATCCTAAAGACCAATATGTAAACATAGTTGGCAAAGGTAAATATATTTTTTGGGTAGAAGGATCTGGAAAAGCAATCATTAAGATTAAAGAACTCAAAAATGTCGTAACTGAAGAAGCACCTTTCACTTTTGAAACTGAATCATATAATTGTGCAATAACAGTAAAAATTATTGGCCAACTTAATAGATTTCAACTGGAGGATGGTTCTAAGCCAACAAGCTTTATTAAAACAACGAATGAATACATTGTAAGCCGAGCTTCAAATATACTCTATTTTGATGTACCTTCAAGTGTAAGCATTATCTGA
- a CDS encoding acyl-CoA dehydrogenase family protein: MVLLNPKNYKDRNYPDARSKEIMVKTIEWFENKGLAKVKEDFQSRVFTSDFAEFVKKERIFETLFLPKGYGEDPNQYYSTYRMFEYSEILGFYGSAYWYMFHVSTLGLDPVLLGDNEEAKHKAAAKLKENPLCAFGLSEKAHGADIYSSEMKLYPQADGTYLAKGSKYYIGNGNEAATVTVFGKIADTEDYVFFAVDSHHEKYECVKNVIACDQMYVAEFALHDYPITEADILSRGQKAWDDMLNTINVCKFNIGSAAIGLCEHSLYESLNHAAHRNIFGKNVTEFAHIRQLFFDSYIRTVAMKLFGLRATDYLRAANPEDRRYLLFNPLMKMKVATQGERVMEDLWDIIAARGFEKDMFFEQAAMEIKGMPKLEGTKHVNMALIAKLIPNYMFNPKEYPEVGRMNGSQNDDFLFNQGPTKGYGKIQFHDYMPVFNSVSHLSNVKVFIEQVKAFQEVLMVSGAGIMNQMMNFDFLFAMGEIFSVIPYAQLIVEAAKMEGVADEIINGIFDVFVRDMSNYATTFLMKPSTTEQQIESIKKIIKKPVTDAAEFDKVINDHIYTLIDTYTMNP; encoded by the coding sequence GTGGTTCTACTAAATCCCAAAAATTACAAAGACAGAAATTACCCTGATGCAAGATCCAAAGAAATCATGGTTAAAACCATTGAATGGTTCGAAAATAAAGGCCTGGCAAAAGTCAAGGAAGACTTCCAGAGCCGCGTTTTCACTTCAGACTTTGCTGAATTTGTGAAGAAAGAAAGAATTTTCGAAACCCTATTCCTTCCAAAAGGCTATGGCGAAGATCCGAATCAGTACTACAGCACCTACAGGATGTTTGAATACTCTGAAATTCTCGGATTCTACGGATCAGCCTACTGGTACATGTTCCATGTTTCAACCCTTGGTCTTGACCCGGTTCTTCTGGGAGACAACGAGGAAGCCAAGCACAAGGCAGCAGCCAAATTGAAAGAAAACCCGCTTTGCGCATTCGGTCTTTCAGAAAAAGCTCACGGTGCTGACATCTACTCAAGTGAAATGAAGCTCTATCCCCAGGCAGACGGCACATATCTTGCCAAAGGATCAAAATACTATATCGGTAACGGCAACGAAGCAGCTACAGTAACAGTTTTCGGTAAAATTGCAGACACAGAAGATTACGTATTTTTTGCAGTTGATTCACATCACGAAAAATATGAGTGCGTCAAAAACGTAATTGCGTGTGACCAGATGTATGTTGCTGAATTTGCCCTGCATGACTATCCGATCACAGAAGCAGACATCCTGTCCCGCGGCCAGAAAGCATGGGACGACATGCTCAACACCATCAACGTCTGCAAGTTCAACATAGGATCTGCTGCCATCGGTCTTTGCGAGCACAGCCTTTATGAATCACTGAACCATGCTGCTCATCGTAATATCTTCGGCAAAAACGTCACCGAGTTCGCTCATATCCGCCAGCTCTTCTTTGATTCATACATCCGCACTGTGGCAATGAAACTTTTCGGTCTCCGCGCAACTGATTACCTACGCGCTGCAAATCCGGAAGACAGACGTTACCTCCTTTTCAACCCTCTTATGAAAATGAAAGTAGCTACCCAGGGCGAACGAGTCATGGAAGATCTTTGGGATATCATCGCAGCAAGGGGCTTTGAAAAAGACATGTTCTTCGAGCAGGCAGCCATGGAAATCAAAGGTATGCCAAAACTCGAAGGAACCAAGCACGTCAACATGGCGCTTATTGCCAAGCTGATCCCTAACTACATGTTCAACCCGAAAGAATACCCTGAAGTTGGCCGCATGAACGGAAGCCAGAACGATGACTTCCTGTTCAACCAGGGTCCGACAAAAGGCTACGGAAAGATTCAGTTCCACGACTATATGCCAGTATTCAACAGCGTTTCTCACCTGAGCAACGTGAAAGTTTTCATCGAGCAGGTCAAAGCGTTCCAGGAAGTTCTCATGGTATCAGGCGCAGGCATCATGAACCAGATGATGAACTTCGACTTCCTGTTCGCTATGGGCGAAATCTTCTCTGTAATTCCTTACGCTCAGCTTATTGTTGAAGCAGCAAAAATGGAAGGCGTTGCAGATGAAATCATCAATGGCATTTTCGACGTATTCGTTCGTGATATGTCCAATTATGCCACAACCTTCCTCATGAAGCCTTCAACCACAGAACAGCAGATTGAAAGCATCAAAAAAATCATCAAAAAACCTGTTACCGATGCCGCGGAATTCGACAAGGTGATCAACGATCATATCTACACACTGATCGATACATACACCATGAATCCATAG
- a CDS encoding UDP-glucose dehydrogenase family protein: MNITVIGTGYVGLVTGACFSEMGNHVTCVDVDAVKIEGLKNGIIPIHEPGLAEMVVRNSKDGFLAFTTSLEDAMRASSIYFIAVGTPPGEDGSADLSHVIEVAGKIGLNMSGYSLVVNKSTVPVGTGDLVRNEIKKALEKRALDIEFDVVSNPEFLKEGDAVNDFMRPDRIIIGMEHKNEATPETRHETRHETRFKSGYGLPARSARATEILQRLYSPFSRNHDKIIFMGIRDAEMTKYAANCMLATKISFMNEIAGICEIMGADVENVRKGIGSDSRIGYSFIYPGCGYGGSCFPKDIKALIKTSKSAGFSPLLLSAVEKRNAAQKNSLFEKVSARFGNNLAGLTFAVWGFSFKLGTDDMREAPSLVLIKSLISAGACVRAYDPVAEPQTDREFPGEWMESGKIVFCSHQYAALENADAMFLVTEWKPFRQPDFIAMKKIMKTPVIFDGRNQYDPLEMKELGFEYEGIGRKA, encoded by the coding sequence ATGAATATTACTGTTATTGGAACCGGATATGTAGGACTTGTGACAGGCGCATGTTTCTCAGAAATGGGCAACCATGTCACATGCGTTGATGTTGATGCAGTAAAGATTGAGGGGCTAAAAAACGGAATCATCCCCATACATGAACCAGGACTTGCGGAAATGGTGGTCAGGAATTCAAAAGACGGCTTTCTCGCTTTCACCACAAGTCTTGAAGATGCCATGAGAGCATCCAGCATATATTTCATTGCGGTTGGTACTCCTCCTGGCGAGGATGGCTCCGCAGATCTCAGCCATGTAATAGAAGTGGCAGGCAAGATCGGCCTGAACATGTCCGGCTATTCGCTTGTTGTCAATAAATCCACAGTCCCTGTCGGAACCGGTGATCTTGTTCGGAATGAGATTAAAAAGGCCCTTGAAAAAAGAGCTCTTGATATCGAATTTGACGTGGTCAGCAATCCTGAATTTCTTAAAGAAGGTGATGCTGTCAATGATTTCATGAGGCCTGACAGGATAATAATAGGCATGGAACACAAGAATGAGGCTACACCTGAAACAAGACATGAGACCAGACATGAGACCAGATTTAAATCGGGGTATGGTTTGCCTGCAAGATCAGCAAGGGCAACTGAAATACTTCAGAGGCTTTACTCACCTTTTTCAAGGAATCACGACAAGATAATTTTCATGGGAATACGTGACGCGGAAATGACCAAATACGCCGCCAACTGCATGCTTGCCACCAAAATATCTTTCATGAATGAAATAGCCGGAATATGCGAAATCATGGGCGCAGATGTGGAAAATGTCAGAAAAGGTATAGGCTCTGATTCCCGCATCGGATACTCCTTCATTTATCCGGGTTGCGGATATGGAGGTTCATGTTTTCCAAAGGACATCAAGGCATTGATTAAGACTTCGAAATCCGCCGGTTTTTCTCCTCTTCTCCTTAGCGCCGTGGAAAAAAGAAATGCAGCTCAGAAAAACAGCCTTTTTGAAAAAGTTTCAGCCCGCTTTGGAAATAATCTCGCTGGACTGACATTCGCTGTATGGGGGTTTTCCTTCAAGCTAGGAACCGACGATATGAGGGAAGCTCCGTCTTTGGTGCTGATAAAAAGCCTTATATCCGCCGGAGCATGCGTCAGGGCATATGACCCTGTTGCCGAACCCCAGACTGACCGGGAATTCCCTGGCGAATGGATGGAATCAGGAAAAATCGTATTTTGCAGTCATCAGTACGCAGCCCTTGAAAACGCGGACGCCATGTTTCTTGTGACAGAGTGGAAACCCTTCAGACAGCCTGATTTCATCGCAATGAAGAAAATTATGAAAACCCCAGTTATTTTTGACGGAAGAAATCAGTATGATCCACTAGAAATGAAGGAGTTAGGGTTTGAATACGAAGGAATTGGGAGGAAAGCCTAA
- a CDS encoding PaaI family thioesterase: MMANTEHYRKLENMMHSAPFVKLAGAKARIGDGEATIYLPVREDLHHAAGALHGALYFLALDNAAFFAVNSLVEDVFVLTTSFTTYLTRPVSEGVVKAVGKVVHQNKSQFIAESVLYDSNDNEIARANGVFVRSKIPLTEKIGYA; this comes from the coding sequence ATGATGGCAAATACCGAACATTACAGAAAACTTGAAAACATGATGCATTCTGCTCCTTTCGTAAAGCTCGCCGGAGCAAAGGCACGCATCGGTGACGGAGAGGCGACAATATATCTTCCTGTAAGAGAGGATTTGCATCATGCGGCAGGAGCCCTGCACGGAGCCCTTTATTTTCTTGCCCTTGATAACGCGGCGTTTTTTGCGGTCAATTCCCTGGTAGAGGATGTTTTCGTTTTGACCACCAGCTTTACCACATATTTGACCAGACCCGTTTCAGAAGGAGTTGTCAAGGCTGTGGGTAAGGTTGTTCATCAGAATAAGTCCCAGTTCATTGCTGAATCAGTTCTTTATGATTCCAATGACAACGAGATAGCCAGAGCCAATGGCGTTTTTGTGAGAAGCAAAATACCGCTGACTGAAAAGATAGGTTATGCGTGA
- a CDS encoding metallophosphoesterase family protein, translating into MNILVVSDMHGDNAFVDRIEPYIREADLIIVAGDITHSGGKEDAASVIEAIRSIQPRLFAVPGNWDNSSVSKYLGSKDINLNMRVVEIDGIFLVGIGYSPPTPARTPNELSENDFLKLVNKVDAIIPDGVDFILVSHCPPFKTACDIIYSGIHVGSEAVRNLIEKRKPLACISGHIHEGFGSDRIGNSIILNPGSTMDGHFALLDLSSRPIRSVIRNFMA; encoded by the coding sequence TTGAATATTCTCGTAGTTTCAGACATGCATGGTGATAATGCGTTCGTTGACAGAATAGAGCCGTACATACGCGAAGCTGATCTTATCATAGTTGCCGGAGACATAACCCATTCCGGAGGAAAAGAAGACGCTGCAAGTGTTATTGAAGCTATCAGAAGCATTCAGCCAAGGCTATTTGCCGTTCCCGGGAATTGGGATAATTCAAGCGTGTCAAAATATCTTGGCTCAAAAGACATCAATTTGAATATGCGAGTCGTTGAAATTGACGGAATATTTTTAGTCGGCATAGGTTATTCGCCGCCAACCCCTGCAAGAACACCGAACGAATTATCAGAAAACGATTTTTTGAAGCTTGTAAACAAGGTAGATGCAATAATTCCTGATGGCGTTGATTTTATTCTTGTTTCCCACTGTCCTCCTTTTAAAACAGCCTGCGACATAATCTACTCAGGAATCCATGTAGGAAGCGAAGCTGTCAGAAATCTTATAGAAAAAAGAAAACCGCTCGCCTGCATTTCCGGGCATATTCATGAGGGATTTGGAAGTGACAGGATTGGAAATTCAATTATTCTTAATCCAGGTTCTACAATGGATGGACACTTTGCCTTGCTGGATCTTTCATCAAGGCCCATTAGATCTGTTATCAGAAATTTTATGGCATAG
- a CDS encoding DUF2157 domain-containing protein yields MQIKSKSEAQSRTDQIGCFRKELLNLEEEKILVLDDNQKAAVTKYHDDFIAKMSGIFDVDADSREKQLSLGMRIASFLGALGLAASVFFLFYQFWGMFSTAVQVFILIAAPLISIPAAAFAIKKEPTGYFAKLISMVGFACFVLNLAMLGQIFNITPSDKAFLAWAAFAFIMAYACDARLLLATGIICLSFFLSARTGTWSGCYWLDFGQRPENFFPAAILLFILPSFISHKRFSGFDPIFRVFSMLQLFLPVLILSNWGYISYLDMDAKLIEYMYQAAGFIFSAGAIWIGIKKTWPEVVNTGNVFFVIFLYTKFYDWWWDLMPKYLFFLIIGLTSILFLMIFKRLRNSPTNNTGRAA; encoded by the coding sequence ATGCAGATAAAATCCAAATCAGAAGCACAGAGCAGAACTGATCAGATCGGCTGTTTCAGAAAAGAATTATTAAATCTTGAAGAAGAGAAAATTCTTGTACTGGATGATAACCAGAAAGCGGCAGTGACAAAATATCATGATGATTTTATTGCCAAAATGTCAGGGATATTTGATGTCGATGCTGACAGCAGGGAAAAACAGCTCAGCCTTGGAATGCGTATTGCCTCGTTTCTTGGAGCACTGGGACTTGCCGCAAGCGTGTTTTTTCTTTTCTACCAGTTCTGGGGGATGTTTTCCACCGCAGTACAGGTCTTTATCCTGATCGCAGCGCCTTTGATAAGCATTCCGGCGGCGGCCTTTGCAATAAAAAAAGAACCAACAGGTTATTTTGCAAAACTGATAAGCATGGTGGGTTTTGCCTGTTTTGTGCTGAACCTCGCCATGCTCGGCCAAATTTTCAACATCACTCCTTCGGACAAGGCTTTCCTCGCCTGGGCCGCGTTTGCCTTCATTATGGCTTATGCCTGCGACGCGAGGCTCCTTCTTGCCACAGGGATTATATGCCTTTCCTTTTTTCTTTCAGCACGGACTGGCACATGGAGCGGGTGCTACTGGCTGGATTTTGGTCAGAGGCCTGAAAATTTCTTTCCTGCGGCAATTCTGCTCTTTATCCTGCCTTCTTTCATATCCCATAAACGGTTTTCAGGATTTGACCCTATATTCAGGGTCTTTTCAATGCTTCAGCTTTTCCTTCCCGTACTGATTCTCTCGAACTGGGGATATATCAGCTATCTTGATATGGATGCGAAATTAATCGAATACATGTATCAGGCTGCCGGATTCATCTTCAGTGCAGGCGCCATATGGATCGGCATTAAAAAAACGTGGCCCGAGGTCGTTAATACAGGAAACGTATTTTTTGTGATTTTCCTTTATACCAAATTTTATGACTGGTGGTGGGATCTGATGCCCAAATATCTGTTTTTCCTTATAATCGGGCTTACATCTATTCTTTTCCTGATGATATTCAAACGTCTGCGCAATTCACCGACTAACAATACTGGGAGGGCTGCCTAA
- a CDS encoding AAA family ATPase: MKILKLRFKNLNSLHGEWSIDFTSPQYISDGIFAITGPTGAGKSTILDAICLALYGRTPRLKQISQKSNEIMSRQTGECFSEVTFETDKGRFRCHWSQAKARKKTDGNLLDSKHEISDDDSGNVIESKKRDVAKAIEERTGMDFDRFTRSILLAQGGFAAFLQASPDDRAPILEDITGTEIYTVISKKVHEIQKSQKEKLEILKAETSGIQILEKDEEIRISKELKEKQDSEKNLSAQNIQTSDAIIWHKTIKALEEELALLEKEASEISSELENFKQNREKLAKALIAAELDGQHGTLMSLRQQQKKDIEALSLSEKLLPEKEEILAIRVGELNKTEEILSELKENQKKESEIIKNIRTLDLQIKENEKHLNSVSSEIKAIQDQIAANINMKNGAEAKKASAQDNLAKNNLYISENPSDSELVSGFTGIKEKIKNLKASLSKKDSLSADLKKAGKQIESANSALKLQEKQFEISKSALEKSQADSKMISGSIFEVLQGKELKKIRDENDLLKERQRNLDSLSKLSESIKKDTKNLSEAVVLKAGLNQKISGILSKTDALSEKRKNQEREITLIEDKVSLLNRIRDLESERQRLEDGKPCPLCGSPDHPFAKGNIPEKGEAEEELSKAKTALKATDSVLSSLNITKAGLEKDLEHSEKRILEFGKSIEQNKAAFLEHLQKLGITERESLSDESICKDQDLTRESTSSLSAVIEKAEKLEDELKAAMIQEKSAEKTYAESEKNLDRLKSKKNEAESDSERIKKAHFDTDQTCTEIRNNLLSETAAYGFNEIPDSELDKVSSSLEKRLTSWLNNQKQKTETEKLINEISNELNALNSQFEAYEANLKNRQSSHTEIEAALHELKTSRIEIYGTKNPDHEERRLGLLVAGSEADLAKARLARDEADRNLHELTTRILSLKDNIEKRGNDLNQLESDFMKRLEQSCFDGESDYLEKRLSKEERDRLANDAKDLDTKNAEIMARHKDRVEKLEQERERKSTSKSLEELSEEHDSVSKALNSLVQEMGGIKQRLADNESARLKFNEKLVLIEKQKTECSRWDDLHDLIGSADGKKFRNFAQGLTFEIMVSHANRQLGKMTDRYLLIRDDIQPLELNVVDNYQAGEIRSTKNLSGGESFIVSLSLALGLSHMASRKVRVDSLFLDEGFGTLDEEALETALETLSSLQQDGKLIGVISHVSALKERISTRINVQPISGGKSEIYGPGCEQVK, encoded by the coding sequence ATGAAAATTCTTAAGCTTAGATTCAAAAACCTGAATTCCCTGCATGGCGAATGGTCCATAGACTTTACTTCTCCCCAATATATTTCAGACGGCATTTTTGCCATAACAGGTCCTACCGGAGCTGGAAAATCAACCATTCTCGACGCAATCTGCCTTGCGCTTTACGGAAGAACACCAAGGCTGAAGCAGATATCCCAGAAAAGCAATGAAATCATGTCGCGTCAGACCGGAGAGTGCTTTTCAGAAGTTACGTTCGAGACAGACAAAGGCAGATTCAGATGCCACTGGAGTCAGGCAAAGGCTCGCAAGAAAACAGACGGGAATCTTCTTGATTCTAAGCATGAGATTTCAGATGACGATTCGGGTAATGTAATAGAATCAAAAAAAAGGGATGTTGCAAAAGCCATAGAAGAGCGGACAGGGATGGATTTCGACAGATTCACAAGATCCATTCTACTTGCCCAGGGCGGTTTCGCTGCATTTCTACAGGCTTCTCCTGATGACAGGGCGCCCATACTCGAAGACATAACAGGCACTGAAATCTACACTGTAATTTCCAAAAAGGTTCATGAGATACAGAAGTCCCAAAAAGAAAAGCTTGAGATCCTGAAGGCCGAAACATCAGGCATACAGATCCTTGAAAAAGATGAAGAAATAAGGATCAGCAAGGAACTGAAAGAAAAACAGGACTCGGAAAAAAATCTTTCAGCCCAAAATATACAGACCTCTGATGCCATTATCTGGCACAAGACCATAAAAGCCCTGGAAGAAGAGCTGGCTTTGCTTGAAAAAGAGGCCTCAGAAATATCGTCAGAGCTTGAGAACTTCAAACAAAACCGTGAAAAATTAGCCAAAGCGCTCATTGCAGCAGAACTTGATGGCCAGCACGGAACTCTTATGTCTTTAAGGCAGCAGCAGAAAAAAGATATTGAGGCCCTTTCTTTATCTGAAAAGCTGCTTCCTGAAAAAGAAGAAATTCTGGCAATTAGGGTTGGAGAGCTGAATAAAACAGAAGAAATTCTATCAGAATTAAAAGAAAATCAAAAAAAAGAGTCTGAGATCATCAAAAATATTCGAACTCTTGATCTGCAAATAAAAGAAAATGAAAAGCACCTTAATTCAGTTTCATCAGAAATAAAGGCAATTCAGGATCAGATTGCGGCAAATATAAACATGAAAAATGGGGCTGAAGCAAAAAAAGCTTCTGCACAGGATAATCTTGCAAAAAACAACCTTTATATCTCGGAAAATCCCTCTGACTCCGAGCTTGTTTCAGGATTCACGGGAATTAAAGAAAAGATCAAAAACCTAAAGGCATCTCTTTCTAAAAAGGACTCTCTGTCCGCAGATCTGAAAAAAGCTGGGAAACAGATTGAAAGCGCTAATTCAGCCCTTAAGCTTCAGGAAAAACAGTTTGAAATAAGTAAATCAGCATTAGAAAAAAGCCAGGCAGATTCAAAAATGATCTCAGGCTCAATCTTTGAAGTTCTTCAGGGAAAAGAGCTAAAAAAAATCAGGGATGAGAACGATCTTCTGAAAGAAAGACAAAGAAATCTTGATTCGCTCTCCAAACTTTCCGAATCCATTAAAAAAGACACCAAAAACCTTTCCGAGGCTGTAGTTTTAAAGGCTGGGCTGAACCAAAAAATCAGCGGCATTCTATCTAAAACAGATGCCTTGTCAGAAAAAAGAAAAAATCAGGAAAGGGAAATAACCCTGATTGAAGATAAAGTCTCGCTCCTGAACAGAATAAGGGATCTCGAGTCAGAGCGCCAGAGGCTTGAAGATGGCAAGCCCTGCCCTTTGTGCGGATCTCCTGATCATCCCTTCGCCAAAGGCAATATCCCTGAAAAAGGCGAGGCAGAAGAAGAGCTTTCAAAGGCTAAAACTGCGCTAAAAGCAACGGATTCTGTTCTTTCATCCCTTAACATAACCAAGGCTGGCCTTGAGAAAGACTTAGAGCATTCTGAAAAAAGAATTCTTGAATTTGGTAAATCCATTGAACAGAACAAGGCAGCATTTTTAGAACATCTTCAAAAGCTTGGAATCACAGAACGCGAATCATTATCAGATGAAAGCATATGTAAGGATCAGGACTTAACCAGAGAAAGCACTTCTTCCCTTTCCGCTGTCATAGAAAAGGCTGAAAAACTTGAAGATGAGCTTAAAGCTGCCATGATTCAGGAAAAAAGCGCTGAAAAAACGTATGCGGAATCTGAAAAAAATCTGGACAGGCTAAAAAGCAAAAAAAACGAGGCAGAGTCAGATTCTGAAAGAATCAAGAAAGCTCATTTTGATACAGATCAGACCTGCACAGAAATCAGAAATAATCTTCTTTCTGAAACAGCAGCTTACGGATTTAACGAGATCCCTGATTCTGAGCTGGACAAGGTATCTTCGTCCCTTGAAAAAAGGCTCACCTCCTGGCTTAACAATCAGAAACAAAAGACTGAAACAGAAAAGCTGATTAATGAGATTTCAAATGAGCTGAATGCGCTTAATTCACAATTTGAAGCTTATGAGGCAAATCTCAAGAACAGGCAGTCATCACATACTGAGATTGAAGCGGCTCTCCATGAATTAAAAACCAGTCGCATTGAGATTTACGGAACAAAAAATCCTGATCATGAAGAACGCCGTCTCGGACTTCTTGTGGCAGGTTCAGAAGCTGATCTTGCAAAGGCAAGGCTGGCGCGTGATGAGGCAGACAGAAATCTCCATGAGCTGACGACAAGGATTCTTTCCCTCAAGGATAATATTGAAAAACGAGGCAATGACTTAAATCAGCTTGAATCCGATTTTATGAAGAGGCTGGAACAAAGCTGTTTTGATGGAGAATCCGATTATCTTGAAAAAAGGCTTTCAAAAGAAGAAAGGGACAGGCTTGCAAATGACGCCAAAGATCTTGATACAAAGAATGCCGAAATCATGGCACGCCACAAGGATCGTGTAGAAAAGCTTGAACAGGAGCGCGAAAGAAAATCCACGTCAAAATCCCTCGAGGAATTGTCAGAAGAACACGATTCTGTTTCAAAGGCCTTAAATAGCCTCGTTCAGGAAATGGGTGGCATAAAGCAAAGGCTTGCTGATAATGAAAGCGCCAGACTTAAATTTAATGAAAAACTCGTATTAATTGAAAAGCAGAAAACAGAATGCTCAAGATGGGATGATCTTCACGATCTGATCGGATCTGCTGACGGCAAAAAATTCAGGAATTTCGCCCAGGGCCTTACTTTCGAGATAATGGTATCCCACGCCAACAGGCAGCTTGGAAAAATGACAGATAGGTATCTTCTTATCAGGGACGACATCCAGCCCCTCGAGCTGAATGTGGTGGACAATTATCAGGCCGGAGAAATCAGATCCACAAAGAATCTTTCAGGCGGTGAAAGCTTCATTGTCAGCCTGTCACTCGCCCTCGGCCTTTCCCATATGGCGAGCAGAAAAGTACGAGTCGATTCCCTATTTCTTGACGAAGGTTTCGGAACACTCGACGAGGAAGCCCTCGAAACAGCACTCGAAACCCTTTCCAGCCTCCAGCAGGATGGCAAGCTTATTGGCGTCATTTCACACGTATCTGCCTTGAAAGAAAGAATCAGCACAAGGATTAATGTCCAGCCTATATCCGGCGGAAAGAGTGAAATATATGGTCCTGGTTGTGAGCAGGTGAAGTGA